The proteins below are encoded in one region of Cyclopterus lumpus isolate fCycLum1 chromosome 8, fCycLum1.pri, whole genome shotgun sequence:
- the LOC117735592 gene encoding carbohydrate sulfotransferase 12-like isoform X1 — MGTSRMFRVFVVLGSAFMILLIIIYWDDVGASHLYLHTPVSPGPKIPHPPPPPPHRPQTSRTPSFLSDIDAFVNQFLEPGTGEPTDLAPSDASNQSEKAEERYVPRREWKIHLTPVAAELRERQEQRRRLLQEMCANDSVVFPGKNRSFDDIPNRELDHLIVDDRHGIIYCYVPKVACSNWKRIMIVLSESLLRDGIPQRDPLAIPRDLVHNSSMHFTFNKFWKRYGKFARHLMKVKLKKYTKFIFVRDPFVRLISAYRNKFELRNEDFYRRFAQVMLRRYANQPTPPASVDEAFGVGIHPSFSNFVQYLLDPQTEKEMPFNEHWRQVYRLCHPCQIQYDFVGHLESAEEDAEHLLRQLRVDNVVEFPTSHRNLTASSWESDWFSTVSAEARRELYKLYEPDFRLFGYDKPDSILNE; from the exons ATGGGAACGTCCAGGATGTTCCGTGTCTTTGTGGTCCTGGGCTCGGCCTTCATGATCCTTCTGATCATCATTTACTGGGACGACGTCGGAGCCTCCCATCTGTATTTGCACACTCCCGTCTCGCCGGGCCCCAAAATCCCACatccgccgccgcctcctcctcatcgGCCTCAAACCTCCAGGACCCCGTCCTTCCTGTCAGACATTGACGCTTTCGTGAACCAGTTCTTAGAGCCGGGAACTGGTGAGCCCACAGACCTCGCCCCCTCCGACGCAAGCAACCAATCGGAGAAAGCAGAGGAACGGTATGTGCCGCGGCGGGAGTGGAAGATCCACCTGACTCCAGTGGCAGCCGAGCTCCGTGAGAGACAG GAGCAGCGGCGCAGGTTACTCCAGGAGATGTGCGCCAATGACAGCGTGGTGTTTCCTGGCAAAAACCGCTCCTTTGATGACATCCCCAACAGGGAGCTGGATCACCTCATCGTGGACGACAGGCATGGAATCATCTACTGCTATGTTCCCAAG GTAGCGTGCAGTAACTGGAAGCGCATCATGATAGTCCTCAGTGAAAGCCTGCTGCGGGACGGCATCCCCCAGAGAGACCCGCTGGCCATCCCCAGGGACCTGGTCCACAACAGCAGCATGCACTTTACCTTCAACAAGTTCTGGAAGCGATACGGCAAGTTTGCGAGGCACCTCATGAAG gtGAAGCTGAAGAAATACACCAAGTTTATTTTTGTGCGGGACCCCTTCGTGCGCCTCATCTCCGCCTACCGTAATAAATTTGAGCTGCGCAACGAGGACTTCTATCGGCGCTTCGCGCAGGTCATGCTGCGCCGCTACGCCAACCAGCCGACACCCCCCGCCTCTGTGGACGAGGCGTTTGGCGTGGGcatccatccctccttctcCAACTTCGTCCAGTACCTCCTGGACCCTCAGACGGAGAAGGAGATGCCCTTTAATGAGCACTGGCGGCAGGTGTATCGGCTTTGCCACCCATGCCAGATTCAGTACGACTTTGTGGGCCACCTGGAGTCGGCGGAGGAGGACGCCGAACACCTTCTGCGCCAGCTGCGGGTGGACAACGTGGTGGAGTTCCCCACCTCCCACAGGAACCTCACAGCCAGCAGCTGGGAGTCCGATTGGTTCAGCACAGTGTCGGCCGAGGCTCGGAGAGAACTCTACAAGCTGTACGAACCGGACTTCAGGCTCTTTGGCTACGACAAACCAGACTCGATCCTCaatgagtga
- the LOC117735592 gene encoding carbohydrate sulfotransferase 12-like isoform X2, translating to MGTSRMFRVFVVLGSAFMILLIIIYWDDVGASHLYLHTPVSPGPKIPHPPPPPPHRPQTSRTPSFLSDIDAFVNQFLEPGTGEPTDLAPSDASNQSEKAEERYVPRREWKIHLTPVAAELRERQRRRLLQEMCANDSVVFPGKNRSFDDIPNRELDHLIVDDRHGIIYCYVPKVACSNWKRIMIVLSESLLRDGIPQRDPLAIPRDLVHNSSMHFTFNKFWKRYGKFARHLMKVKLKKYTKFIFVRDPFVRLISAYRNKFELRNEDFYRRFAQVMLRRYANQPTPPASVDEAFGVGIHPSFSNFVQYLLDPQTEKEMPFNEHWRQVYRLCHPCQIQYDFVGHLESAEEDAEHLLRQLRVDNVVEFPTSHRNLTASSWESDWFSTVSAEARRELYKLYEPDFRLFGYDKPDSILNE from the exons ATGGGAACGTCCAGGATGTTCCGTGTCTTTGTGGTCCTGGGCTCGGCCTTCATGATCCTTCTGATCATCATTTACTGGGACGACGTCGGAGCCTCCCATCTGTATTTGCACACTCCCGTCTCGCCGGGCCCCAAAATCCCACatccgccgccgcctcctcctcatcgGCCTCAAACCTCCAGGACCCCGTCCTTCCTGTCAGACATTGACGCTTTCGTGAACCAGTTCTTAGAGCCGGGAACTGGTGAGCCCACAGACCTCGCCCCCTCCGACGCAAGCAACCAATCGGAGAAAGCAGAGGAACGGTATGTGCCGCGGCGGGAGTGGAAGATCCACCTGACTCCAGTGGCAGCCGAGCTCCGTGAGAGACAG CGGCGCAGGTTACTCCAGGAGATGTGCGCCAATGACAGCGTGGTGTTTCCTGGCAAAAACCGCTCCTTTGATGACATCCCCAACAGGGAGCTGGATCACCTCATCGTGGACGACAGGCATGGAATCATCTACTGCTATGTTCCCAAG GTAGCGTGCAGTAACTGGAAGCGCATCATGATAGTCCTCAGTGAAAGCCTGCTGCGGGACGGCATCCCCCAGAGAGACCCGCTGGCCATCCCCAGGGACCTGGTCCACAACAGCAGCATGCACTTTACCTTCAACAAGTTCTGGAAGCGATACGGCAAGTTTGCGAGGCACCTCATGAAG gtGAAGCTGAAGAAATACACCAAGTTTATTTTTGTGCGGGACCCCTTCGTGCGCCTCATCTCCGCCTACCGTAATAAATTTGAGCTGCGCAACGAGGACTTCTATCGGCGCTTCGCGCAGGTCATGCTGCGCCGCTACGCCAACCAGCCGACACCCCCCGCCTCTGTGGACGAGGCGTTTGGCGTGGGcatccatccctccttctcCAACTTCGTCCAGTACCTCCTGGACCCTCAGACGGAGAAGGAGATGCCCTTTAATGAGCACTGGCGGCAGGTGTATCGGCTTTGCCACCCATGCCAGATTCAGTACGACTTTGTGGGCCACCTGGAGTCGGCGGAGGAGGACGCCGAACACCTTCTGCGCCAGCTGCGGGTGGACAACGTGGTGGAGTTCCCCACCTCCCACAGGAACCTCACAGCCAGCAGCTGGGAGTCCGATTGGTTCAGCACAGTGTCGGCCGAGGCTCGGAGAGAACTCTACAAGCTGTACGAACCGGACTTCAGGCTCTTTGGCTACGACAAACCAGACTCGATCCTCaatgagtga